The following proteins are co-located in the Pyxidicoccus trucidator genome:
- a CDS encoding serine/threonine-protein kinase — MQLGKYQLVRKLATGGMAEVYLAKAAGPMGFEKTLVLKRILPHLAEDPAFVEMFLGEAKLAAQLEHPNIVQIFDFGEAEGSFFLAMELIDGPNLRKLVKRAQETPLPPAICAKLVASAAEGLAYAHEFRDPATGEPLGLIHRDVSPDNVLVSRQGAVKVVDFGIAKVAGQGHRTQTGVVKGKVAYMPPEQLQTKPLDRRVDVYALGVVLYELLTGKRPFDATTDVSMMQAILFEQFIPAAQRRPDLPAALQQVLDKALTKDRDKRYPDCRALQGDLERFVMSTGESVGAYQVAQFVSQWMAEGGGGPVGVTPQAAAAPRVQTGGPKPATAKSMVAPVEPAVESTSPTTPMPMPMPSVVREAAHRSAAARPTIEERVVSGPSARPTIQERAMPAPGQERAPSRSRSDRYAVPALAAVEGRSTDDARKAQEAAVMATQPLPALQPAPAPVGSAAKVDAEDFVHTRSAELSAPRPVRKGSRSTVIAVAVGGALLALGGAIVVLGSGSGGAVPVAVKPLPEPAAPVEKVAAPVVATPPPAVVVSPAPVAPSSGNSVAESAVAQAGTSAAHEGSKPVTAPVPVPPTGKAATPAAPAPAPVVMSVEEKKPSTPARPRPTARPAASTAKGTLEFRIRPYAVVSLNGKVLGQTPFDDPHEVPVGKHTLRLVNKELQKDVTRTIEVKANQPTVFKLNLEAE, encoded by the coding sequence ATGCAATTAGGGAAGTACCAGCTCGTTCGGAAGCTCGCCACGGGGGGCATGGCGGAGGTCTATCTCGCGAAGGCCGCCGGGCCGATGGGCTTCGAGAAGACGCTCGTGCTCAAGCGCATCCTCCCTCACCTGGCGGAGGACCCGGCGTTCGTGGAGATGTTCCTCGGCGAGGCCAAGCTGGCGGCCCAGCTCGAGCACCCGAACATCGTCCAGATCTTCGACTTCGGCGAGGCCGAGGGCAGCTTCTTCCTGGCGATGGAACTCATCGACGGGCCCAACCTGCGCAAGCTGGTGAAGCGCGCGCAGGAGACGCCGTTGCCGCCGGCCATCTGCGCGAAGCTGGTGGCGTCCGCGGCGGAGGGGCTCGCGTACGCGCACGAGTTCAGGGATCCGGCCACGGGCGAGCCGCTGGGGCTGATTCACCGCGACGTGAGCCCGGACAACGTCCTGGTGTCGAGGCAGGGCGCGGTGAAGGTGGTGGACTTCGGCATCGCCAAGGTGGCGGGGCAGGGGCACCGCACGCAGACGGGCGTGGTGAAGGGCAAGGTGGCGTACATGCCACCCGAGCAGCTCCAGACGAAGCCGCTGGACCGGCGGGTGGACGTCTATGCGCTCGGGGTGGTGCTGTACGAGCTGCTCACAGGGAAACGGCCGTTCGACGCGACGACGGACGTGAGCATGATGCAGGCGATTCTCTTCGAGCAGTTCATCCCCGCCGCGCAGCGGAGGCCGGACCTGCCGGCGGCGCTGCAGCAGGTGCTGGACAAGGCGCTCACGAAGGACCGGGACAAGCGCTACCCGGACTGCCGCGCACTGCAAGGCGACCTGGAGCGGTTCGTGATGTCCACCGGCGAGTCGGTGGGCGCGTACCAGGTGGCGCAGTTCGTGTCGCAGTGGATGGCGGAGGGTGGCGGCGGGCCCGTGGGCGTGACGCCGCAGGCGGCGGCGGCGCCACGGGTGCAGACGGGAGGGCCGAAGCCGGCGACCGCGAAGTCCATGGTGGCGCCGGTGGAGCCGGCCGTGGAATCCACGTCGCCGACGACGCCGATGCCGATGCCGATGCCTTCCGTGGTGCGGGAGGCGGCGCATCGGAGCGCGGCGGCGCGGCCGACCATCGAGGAGCGTGTGGTGAGCGGCCCCTCGGCGCGACCCACGATCCAGGAGCGGGCGATGCCGGCGCCTGGGCAGGAGCGGGCGCCCTCGCGGTCCAGGTCGGACAGATATGCGGTGCCGGCGCTGGCGGCAGTGGAAGGCCGTTCCACGGATGATGCGCGGAAGGCACAGGAAGCCGCGGTCATGGCGACGCAGCCGCTGCCTGCCCTTCAACCGGCACCGGCTCCCGTGGGCTCCGCCGCGAAGGTGGACGCGGAGGATTTCGTGCACACGCGGAGCGCGGAGCTCTCCGCGCCCCGGCCGGTGCGCAAGGGCTCGCGGAGTACGGTCATCGCGGTGGCGGTGGGCGGGGCGTTGCTCGCGTTGGGCGGTGCCATTGTGGTGTTGGGTTCGGGCTCGGGTGGCGCGGTCCCGGTGGCCGTGAAGCCGTTGCCGGAGCCGGCTGCACCTGTGGAGAAGGTGGCCGCTCCGGTGGTCGCGACTCCGCCTCCGGCGGTGGTCGTGTCACCTGCTCCCGTGGCTCCGTCGTCGGGGAACAGCGTGGCGGAGAGCGCGGTCGCGCAGGCTGGCACTTCCGCTGCTCACGAGGGCAGCAAGCCCGTGACGGCGCCTGTGCCCGTGCCGCCGACCGGCAAGGCTGCGACTCCAGCCGCTCCTGCTCCCGCGCCGGTGGTGATGAGCGTCGAGGAGAAGAAGCCGTCGACCCCGGCGCGTCCTCGGCCGACGGCACGCCCGGCGGCCTCCACTGCCAAGGGCACCTTGGAGTTCCGCATCCGGCCCTATGCTGTCGTATCCCTCAATGGGAAGGTGCTGGGGCAGACGCCGTTCGATGACCCTCACGAGGTGCCCGTGGGCAAACACACCCTGCGGCTCGTGAACAAGGAACTGCAGAAGGACGTCACGAGGACCATCGAGGTGAAGGCGAACCAGCCCACCGTGTTCAAGCTGAACCTGGAAGCGGAGTAG
- a CDS encoding serine/threonine-protein kinase, which produces MPPKVIGPYRVLETLGSGGAGTVYRALDRRTNDEVALKLLSAGPALDARAARRLAREFETLADLSHPNVVKVFESGVHQGWPYLAMELIEGLTLRHYLDMSGEDLLSSPGYPRSPLSVRRTEDDDFGTGSESASESEHSGEAVFGLAAFSDEAPSEDLASYAGGGLSGGLSAAYDSDDSLETLAPPPPAPRKPEVEDRIQVVRAEELNRPERMGRLKDAMLQVCEALAYIHGHGLVHRDLKPSNIMVDEDRQVRLMDFGLAKFLADDVAITEAGKLVGTYRYMAPEQILGEPLDGRSDLYSLGVILYELLSGRPPFDAKTPHELWRQVLETEPPPVLALNLHGDPQLARVAHRLIRKEPDDRFQTAEEVYEALSE; this is translated from the coding sequence ATGCCCCCGAAGGTCATTGGTCCCTACCGCGTCCTGGAGACGCTTGGCAGTGGCGGGGCCGGGACCGTGTACCGGGCCCTGGACCGCCGAACCAACGACGAGGTCGCGCTGAAGCTGCTCTCAGCCGGCCCCGCGCTGGACGCTCGTGCCGCGCGCAGACTCGCCCGCGAGTTCGAGACGCTCGCGGACCTGTCCCACCCCAACGTGGTGAAGGTCTTCGAGTCCGGCGTCCACCAGGGCTGGCCGTACCTGGCCATGGAGCTCATCGAGGGGCTCACCCTCCGTCACTATCTGGACATGAGCGGGGAGGACCTGCTCTCCAGCCCTGGCTACCCGCGCAGCCCCCTGTCCGTGCGCCGCACCGAGGATGACGACTTCGGCACCGGCAGCGAGAGCGCCTCCGAGTCGGAGCACAGCGGCGAGGCCGTCTTCGGCCTGGCCGCCTTCTCCGACGAGGCCCCGAGCGAGGACCTGGCCAGCTATGCAGGCGGCGGCCTGTCCGGAGGGCTCTCGGCCGCGTACGACTCGGACGACTCGCTGGAGACCCTCGCCCCGCCGCCCCCCGCGCCCAGGAAGCCGGAGGTGGAGGACCGCATCCAGGTGGTCCGCGCGGAGGAGCTCAACCGGCCCGAGCGCATGGGGCGGCTGAAGGACGCCATGCTCCAGGTCTGCGAGGCGCTGGCCTACATCCACGGCCACGGGCTGGTCCACCGCGACCTCAAGCCGTCCAACATCATGGTGGACGAGGACCGGCAGGTGCGGCTGATGGACTTCGGCCTGGCCAAGTTCCTCGCGGACGACGTGGCGATTACCGAGGCCGGCAAGCTGGTGGGCACCTACCGGTACATGGCCCCGGAGCAGATTCTGGGCGAGCCGCTGGACGGACGCTCCGACCTGTACAGCCTCGGAGTCATCCTCTATGAGCTGCTCAGCGGGCGGCCCCCCTTCGACGCGAAGACGCCGCACGAGCTCTGGCGTCAGGTGCTGGAGACGGAGCCGCCACCGGTGCTGGCGCTGAACCTTCACGGGGACCCGCAGCTGGCGCGCGTGGCCCACCGCCTCATCCGCAAGGAGCCGGACGACCGGTTCCAGACGGCCGAGGAAGTCTACGAGGCCCTGTCCGAGTGA
- a CDS encoding SDR family oxidoreductase has protein sequence MKPLEGRIALVAGATRGAGRGIATMLGEAGATVYCTGRSARGRPASGPNRPETIDETAELVDARGGRGIAVRVDHSVEEEVIALVERIRREQGRLDILVNDIWGGEQLVEFGPPFWKQSAAKGQLMFERAVFTHLLTNRHAVPLMVEKNQGLIVEVTDGNHFGYRGSLWYDLVKMTVIRLAFGMSRELRRTKVTALAVTPGFLRSEEMLEHFGVTEANWRDGAKVMPDFICSETPFFVGRAVAALAADPNVGAKAGRVFASWDLAREYNFTDVDGSQPHWAEHFARTYGKPYSIADEAAYASWLDSSIEVVKPDWPSY, from the coding sequence ATGAAGCCACTCGAAGGCCGTATCGCACTCGTCGCCGGAGCCACGCGTGGAGCGGGGAGGGGAATCGCCACCATGCTTGGTGAGGCCGGTGCCACCGTGTACTGCACGGGGCGCAGTGCCCGGGGGCGGCCTGCCTCCGGCCCCAATCGCCCGGAGACCATCGACGAAACGGCGGAGCTGGTCGACGCACGCGGCGGCCGTGGCATCGCCGTGCGCGTGGACCACTCCGTGGAGGAAGAAGTCATCGCCCTGGTCGAACGCATCCGCCGCGAGCAGGGCCGGCTGGACATCCTGGTGAATGACATCTGGGGCGGTGAGCAGCTCGTCGAGTTCGGCCCTCCCTTCTGGAAGCAGTCCGCCGCGAAGGGGCAGCTCATGTTCGAGCGCGCCGTCTTCACGCACCTCCTCACGAACCGCCATGCCGTGCCGCTCATGGTGGAGAAGAACCAGGGGCTCATCGTCGAAGTCACCGACGGCAACCACTTCGGCTACCGGGGAAGCCTCTGGTACGACCTGGTGAAGATGACCGTCATCCGCCTGGCCTTCGGCATGTCCCGGGAGCTGCGCCGCACGAAAGTCACCGCGCTCGCCGTGACGCCCGGCTTCCTGCGCTCGGAGGAGATGCTGGAGCACTTCGGCGTGACGGAGGCGAACTGGCGCGACGGCGCGAAGGTGATGCCTGACTTCATCTGCTCGGAGACTCCGTTCTTCGTGGGGCGCGCCGTCGCCGCGCTCGCCGCAGATCCGAACGTGGGCGCGAAGGCCGGCCGTGTCTTCGCCTCCTGGGACCTCGCGCGCGAGTACAACTTCACCGACGTGGACGGCTCGCAGCCGCACTGGGCCGAGCACTTCGCGCGCACCTACGGCAAGCCGTATTCCATCGCCGACGAGGCTGCATATGCCTCGTGGCTCGACAGCTCCATCGAGGTGGTCAAGCCCGACTGGCCCAGCTACTGA
- a CDS encoding isoprenyl transferase, whose product MERPSAVSALELQVKSRPVPRHVGIIMDGNGRWAESRGLPRLEGHREGSASVREVTRTARRLGIQALTLYAFSSQNWARPADEVAGLMELLRDYLERERPEILDNSIRLNAVGDVERLPRYVREPLDRLIADSAHNTGMVLSLALSYGGREEILHAATRMAEAIAKGELTAGRVEEQDFERFLWTNGLPPLDLVVRTSGEQRVSNFLLWQVAYAELCFTDALWPDFRTEEFLRCVSQFQQRERRFGLTSAQVKREDPPQRAKA is encoded by the coding sequence ATGGAACGCCCCTCCGCGGTATCCGCCCTCGAGCTTCAGGTGAAGTCCCGGCCTGTGCCTCGTCATGTGGGCATCATCATGGATGGCAACGGCCGCTGGGCGGAGTCCCGGGGCCTGCCGCGGCTGGAGGGCCACCGCGAGGGCAGTGCCAGCGTGCGCGAGGTCACCCGCACCGCGCGCCGTCTGGGCATCCAGGCCCTCACGCTCTACGCCTTCTCCTCCCAGAACTGGGCCCGTCCCGCCGACGAGGTCGCCGGCCTCATGGAGCTGCTCCGCGACTACCTGGAGCGCGAGCGCCCCGAAATCCTCGACAACAGCATCCGCCTCAACGCCGTGGGCGATGTGGAGCGGCTGCCCCGCTACGTGCGCGAGCCGTTGGACAGGCTGATCGCCGACTCGGCGCACAACACCGGCATGGTGCTGTCGCTGGCGCTGTCCTATGGCGGGCGTGAGGAAATCCTCCACGCCGCCACGCGCATGGCCGAGGCCATCGCCAAGGGCGAGCTGACCGCGGGCCGCGTCGAGGAGCAGGACTTCGAGCGGTTCCTCTGGACGAACGGGCTGCCGCCGCTGGACCTGGTGGTGCGCACCAGCGGCGAGCAGCGCGTGTCCAACTTCCTTCTCTGGCAGGTGGCGTACGCGGAGCTGTGCTTCACGGACGCCCTGTGGCCGGACTTCCGCACCGAGGAGTTCCTCCGCTGCGTGTCGCAGTTCCAGCAGCGTGAGCGGCGCTTCGGACTCACTTCCGCCCAGGTGAAGCGGGAGGATCCTCCCCAGCGGGCCAAGGCTTGA
- a CDS encoding secondary thiamine-phosphate synthase enzyme YjbQ, with protein MKTLTEYLWFETKARRELVRLTDTVSALLRKSGIQEGMVLVSAMHITAGVFVNDDEPGLHEDIWEWLQELAPSGPDYRHHRTGEDNGDAHLKSMLVHHQVIIPVTAGKLDLGPWQQVFYAEFDGQRRKRVIVKVMGA; from the coding sequence ATGAAGACCCTGACCGAGTACCTGTGGTTCGAGACGAAGGCGCGGCGCGAGCTGGTGCGCCTCACCGACACGGTGTCAGCGCTGCTCCGCAAGAGCGGTATCCAGGAGGGAATGGTGCTCGTCTCCGCCATGCACATCACCGCGGGCGTGTTCGTCAACGACGACGAGCCCGGCCTCCATGAGGACATCTGGGAGTGGCTCCAGGAGCTCGCGCCCTCCGGTCCCGACTACCGCCACCACCGCACCGGCGAGGACAACGGCGACGCCCACCTGAAGTCGATGCTCGTGCACCACCAGGTCATCATCCCCGTCACCGCGGGGAAGCTGGACCTGGGGCCGTGGCAGCAGGTGTTCTACGCCGAGTTCGACGGACAGCGCCGAAAGCGCGTCATCGTGAAGGTGATGGGCGCGTAG
- a CDS encoding putative metal-binding motif-containing protein, translating to MIRAAAALLLLLGMSCTVPSLEELHGECDSPLNPVEGAGGAADAVLGENTSACRAVKLTVSYQGFRPACVRVLARDEHTSQELSAQVVGRGEPTGGALIVAVRPPAAWGTEVEVEASAFERTCDALDGNPAVLQSARVILRQGGVTTAALQLTATDEDQDGYVSALSGGTDCNDTNPTINPGVAEERCNGVDDNCNSQSDQEELRLGQTCTEGGSCEGTRQCGDNGAVVCFVTGANTLAWPDVDRDGHGDQDAFAVPFCAGVPAGYVTGLHDDCDDGNATVYAGAPELCDGRDNDCDGPGDETFPQLGTPCTDVASQCAGEMRCNSAGTETTCVVSQPIPAWYPDDDGDGYGQSSGRQQTCAPQAGFAPQGSDCDDGNPFTRPNAPELCDGLDNNCDNQPEAAAVCPTGGPIWAQRTVGSGAQEWRSVFSVVPGGVGVVGLVDARGRLTPGSNTFQTTTTGCTPTNSGWNTLWVDEANNGRSYFGSIGGRLVYQDRTNPNCSQMHDIDRDVRGLVGIRNGTSLELHGVTLDSPVMSSGSTFIWDGGSTVTYGTTGVAPLHDVHGVSRAALFAVGGYDPGSGSTVPEPRIYRFNATSGQWQTEYVQSITGLARLNGVWVVNEKVAFAVGESNSVLRWNGTSWSKMSFPSTNTETLTSVVAFGASSAYATAYNGRIYRYNGQQWELVFEDTSLRLKDIAGTSPADLWVVGENGVILHWPQWPQ from the coding sequence ATGATTCGCGCAGCCGCCGCCCTCCTGTTGCTGCTGGGTATGTCCTGCACCGTGCCGAGCCTCGAGGAGCTTCATGGAGAGTGCGACAGTCCTCTCAACCCCGTCGAGGGCGCGGGGGGCGCGGCCGATGCGGTGCTGGGAGAAAACACATCGGCATGCCGGGCCGTGAAGCTGACCGTCAGCTATCAGGGTTTCCGTCCTGCCTGCGTGCGTGTGCTGGCTCGCGATGAGCATACGAGCCAGGAACTCTCCGCTCAGGTGGTGGGCCGTGGCGAGCCCACCGGTGGCGCGCTCATCGTGGCCGTGCGCCCACCGGCGGCGTGGGGCACCGAGGTCGAGGTGGAGGCCAGCGCCTTTGAGCGCACCTGCGACGCGCTGGATGGCAACCCTGCGGTGCTCCAGTCGGCGCGAGTCATCCTGAGGCAGGGAGGAGTGACCACTGCCGCACTGCAACTGACCGCGACGGACGAGGACCAGGACGGTTACGTGTCAGCACTCAGCGGCGGCACTGACTGCAATGACACGAACCCCACCATCAACCCGGGCGTGGCGGAAGAGCGCTGCAATGGGGTGGACGACAACTGCAACAGCCAATCGGACCAGGAGGAGCTCCGTCTGGGCCAGACCTGCACGGAAGGCGGCAGCTGTGAGGGCACGCGCCAGTGTGGCGACAACGGCGCGGTGGTCTGCTTCGTCACTGGTGCCAACACGCTGGCCTGGCCGGATGTGGACCGGGACGGTCACGGTGATCAGGACGCCTTCGCCGTGCCCTTCTGCGCCGGCGTGCCGGCTGGCTACGTCACTGGCCTGCATGATGACTGCGACGACGGAAACGCCACCGTGTACGCCGGCGCCCCGGAACTCTGCGATGGAAGGGACAACGACTGCGACGGACCGGGTGACGAGACTTTTCCACAGCTCGGAACGCCGTGCACCGACGTAGCCAGCCAGTGCGCGGGGGAGATGCGGTGCAATTCGGCCGGCACCGAGACCACCTGCGTGGTCTCCCAGCCGATTCCCGCCTGGTACCCGGACGATGACGGAGATGGATATGGCCAGAGTTCCGGGAGGCAGCAAACCTGTGCGCCTCAGGCGGGCTTTGCGCCTCAGGGAAGCGACTGCGATGACGGCAATCCCTTCACCCGCCCCAACGCCCCGGAGTTGTGTGACGGGCTCGACAACAACTGCGACAACCAGCCTGAGGCCGCTGCGGTCTGCCCCACCGGTGGACCCATCTGGGCACAGCGCACGGTGGGCTCAGGCGCCCAGGAGTGGCGATCCGTCTTCAGCGTGGTTCCCGGTGGCGTGGGAGTCGTAGGTTTAGTCGACGCCCGCGGCAGGCTGACGCCAGGAAGCAACACCTTCCAAACAACGACAACCGGCTGCACACCCACCAACAGCGGCTGGAACACCTTGTGGGTAGACGAGGCCAACAATGGCCGCAGCTATTTCGGTTCCATCGGGGGCAGGCTTGTCTACCAGGACAGGACGAACCCGAACTGCAGCCAGATGCATGACATCGACCGTGATGTCCGAGGACTGGTCGGCATCAGGAATGGAACTAGCCTCGAGCTTCACGGAGTCACCTTGGATTCCCCCGTCATGTCGAGCGGCTCCACGTTCATCTGGGATGGTGGCAGCACCGTGACCTACGGCACCACGGGCGTGGCCCCGCTTCACGATGTCCACGGAGTCTCCCGCGCCGCGCTCTTCGCCGTAGGCGGTTACGATCCGGGGTCGGGGTCAACGGTGCCCGAGCCGCGCATCTACCGCTTCAACGCGACCAGCGGTCAGTGGCAGACGGAGTACGTGCAGTCCATCACCGGGCTGGCCCGCCTCAATGGCGTGTGGGTCGTGAACGAGAAGGTCGCCTTCGCGGTCGGCGAGTCGAACTCCGTCCTGAGATGGAATGGAACAAGTTGGAGCAAGATGAGCTTTCCCAGCACCAACACCGAGACTCTGACCTCCGTCGTCGCCTTCGGCGCGTCCTCGGCCTACGCCACCGCCTACAATGGCCGCATCTACCGCTACAACGGCCAGCAATGGGAGTTGGTCTTCGAGGACACAAGCCTCCGGCTCAAAGACATCGCCGGTACCAGCCCTGCGGACCTCTGGGTGGTGGGCGAGAACGGAGTCATCCTCCACTGGCCACAGTGGCCCCAGTGA
- a CDS encoding tetratricopeptide repeat protein, whose protein sequence is MESVNFWGISARTLLLGLVLVLPGRAFAQRSAPAVLNTSAKEDALQDRLQTAARLYEELEYEQALDALAQTKTLAKTDDERAQVALYEGVVLADLGQRPRSLTAFREALSLKLDARLPVKVSPKVERDFEAVRAEVRTEREAQARAKAQPLQLPPPPMDRPTLPPTREPERVAAPNPTAPEPAPGVDLGVPSLNEQRTRRFRSLPTILLGAGVVAGGAGSYFGLRSQGNIQDARAASHTEDQLTRLDEARGQALAANILFGVAVTAAAGAVITWFTGGETVHEAEVSP, encoded by the coding sequence ATGGAAAGCGTCAATTTCTGGGGAATTTCCGCTCGCACCCTGCTCCTGGGCCTAGTCCTGGTGCTGCCGGGGCGAGCGTTCGCGCAGCGCTCCGCGCCCGCCGTACTGAACACTTCAGCCAAGGAAGACGCGCTCCAAGACCGCTTGCAGACAGCGGCGCGGCTCTACGAGGAACTGGAATACGAACAGGCCCTCGACGCGCTGGCACAGACGAAGACGCTGGCGAAGACGGACGACGAGCGGGCCCAGGTGGCGCTGTACGAGGGCGTCGTGCTGGCGGACCTCGGTCAGCGTCCTCGGTCGCTCACGGCCTTTCGCGAGGCCCTGTCCCTCAAGCTGGATGCACGCCTTCCGGTGAAGGTCTCCCCCAAGGTGGAGCGTGACTTCGAAGCCGTTCGCGCGGAGGTGCGCACCGAGCGAGAGGCTCAGGCCCGCGCGAAGGCGCAGCCCCTGCAACTCCCCCCTCCTCCCATGGACAGGCCGACCCTGCCCCCAACACGGGAACCGGAACGGGTTGCGGCGCCCAATCCCACAGCTCCCGAACCTGCCCCTGGAGTGGACCTGGGCGTGCCGTCGCTGAACGAGCAGCGAACCCGCCGTTTCCGCTCCCTTCCTACAATCCTGCTGGGAGCAGGCGTGGTGGCTGGAGGCGCGGGCAGCTATTTCGGCCTTCGCTCGCAGGGCAACATTCAGGACGCGCGCGCCGCCAGCCATACCGAGGATCAGCTCACCCGCCTGGATGAGGCGCGGGGACAGGCGCTCGCGGCCAACATCCTCTTCGGCGTCGCGGTCACCGCCGCCGCAGGCGCAGTCATCACCTGGTTCACCGGCGGAGAGACAGTGCACGAGGCGGAGGTGTCACCATGA
- a CDS encoding RluA family pseudouridine synthase, with the protein MNPPKLHTLTVDADKAGQRVDLFIGEALGLSRARLKRIFEAGAVKVNGRTAKKGLTLEAGQRIAVEVEEESREAVPDADFPLVVLHEDSALVFVDKPAGRPSHPLQSGETGTVANALVARYPECAQASLDPREGGLCHRLDVETSGVVVAARTREAWTAVREAFGGRTVDKRYVALVTGPLADEGDIDVPLRHHPRHPDRVEPAPQGAEDARDAVSRFTVLARTGDYSLVEVQILTGVLHQVRAHLAGVGAPIVGDALYGGREAPGLGRFFLHARSLSLPHPETQQQLRVNSPLPPELRAELERLGLPLPPGEQQG; encoded by the coding sequence GTGAATCCTCCCAAGCTGCACACCCTCACCGTGGACGCCGACAAGGCGGGCCAGCGGGTGGACCTGTTCATCGGCGAAGCGCTGGGCCTGTCGCGCGCGCGCCTCAAGCGCATCTTCGAAGCCGGCGCGGTGAAGGTGAACGGCCGCACCGCGAAGAAGGGCCTCACGCTGGAGGCCGGCCAGCGCATCGCCGTGGAAGTCGAGGAGGAGTCGCGCGAGGCGGTGCCGGACGCGGACTTCCCGCTGGTGGTACTGCACGAGGACTCGGCGCTGGTGTTCGTGGACAAGCCCGCGGGCCGGCCCTCGCATCCGCTGCAGTCCGGAGAGACGGGCACGGTGGCCAACGCGCTGGTGGCCCGCTACCCCGAGTGCGCGCAGGCCTCGTTGGATCCGCGCGAGGGCGGGCTGTGCCACCGGCTGGACGTGGAGACCTCCGGCGTCGTCGTGGCGGCGCGCACGCGCGAGGCCTGGACCGCGGTGCGCGAGGCCTTCGGCGGACGCACGGTGGACAAGCGCTACGTGGCGTTGGTGACGGGGCCGCTGGCGGACGAGGGCGACATCGATGTGCCGCTGCGCCACCACCCGCGTCACCCGGACCGCGTGGAGCCCGCGCCCCAGGGAGCCGAGGACGCGCGCGACGCGGTGTCCCGCTTCACGGTGCTGGCTCGCACGGGCGACTACAGCCTCGTGGAGGTGCAGATTCTCACCGGCGTGCTGCACCAGGTGCGCGCGCACCTGGCGGGCGTCGGGGCGCCCATCGTCGGGGACGCGCTGTACGGCGGGCGTGAGGCGCCGGGCCTGGGGCGCTTCTTCCTGCACGCGCGCTCGCTGTCGCTGCCCCACCCGGAGACGCAGCAGCAGTTGAGGGTGAACAGCCCCCTGCCGCCGGAGCTGCGCGCGGAGCTGGAGCGCCTGGGCCTGCCGCTGCCCCCGGGCGAGCAGCAGGGCTGA
- a CDS encoding helix-turn-helix transcriptional regulator, translated as MRADRLVSLTLLLQSRPKMTAGELARELQVSERTIHRDLDALSSAGVPVYATRGATGGVALMEGWRTQLTGLTRAELHALATVGAPGALEDLGLSAPLRTGMVKLAAALPAIQQPALEYARQRLHVDASSWFAEREPVPHLAVLRDAVWQDRRVSLTYRDFEGQRGKRVVDPYALVIKADRWYLVAGNGEEPRVYRGSRVEGVRLLSETFTRPARFDLPAFWRQWCKRFAEKRASYEVTLRLTAEAEETLKGIRPPADRARFEAAPRTRDGFKNVTVDFERETIAVSQLCEVGGGFEVLAPEALRNRLVKLATGILATHGRTASRRKARRKELE; from the coding sequence ATGCGTGCCGACCGACTCGTCAGTCTGACCCTGCTGCTCCAGAGCCGTCCGAAGATGACGGCGGGCGAGCTTGCGCGTGAGCTCCAGGTGTCCGAGCGCACGATTCATCGGGACCTGGATGCGCTCTCCAGCGCGGGCGTGCCGGTGTACGCGACGCGTGGAGCGACCGGTGGAGTGGCGTTGATGGAGGGGTGGCGCACGCAGCTCACCGGGCTGACGCGGGCGGAGCTGCATGCGCTGGCGACGGTGGGGGCTCCGGGGGCGTTGGAGGACCTGGGGCTGTCGGCGCCACTGCGTACGGGCATGGTGAAGCTGGCGGCGGCGCTGCCGGCCATCCAGCAGCCCGCGCTGGAGTACGCGAGACAGCGGCTCCATGTGGACGCGTCCTCGTGGTTCGCAGAGCGCGAGCCCGTGCCCCACCTGGCCGTGCTGCGAGATGCGGTGTGGCAGGACCGCCGGGTGTCGCTGACGTACCGGGACTTCGAGGGCCAGCGCGGCAAGCGCGTGGTGGACCCATACGCGCTCGTCATCAAGGCGGACCGCTGGTACCTCGTCGCGGGGAATGGCGAGGAGCCGCGCGTCTACCGGGGCTCACGGGTGGAGGGAGTACGGTTGCTGTCGGAGACTTTCACGCGCCCGGCGCGGTTTGACTTGCCGGCGTTCTGGCGGCAGTGGTGCAAGCGGTTCGCGGAGAAGCGGGCGAGCTATGAAGTCACGCTGCGACTCACGGCGGAGGCAGAGGAGACGCTGAAGGGGATACGGCCTCCCGCCGACCGCGCGCGCTTCGAGGCGGCACCGAGGACGCGGGATGGCTTCAAGAACGTCACCGTGGACTTCGAGCGTGAGACGATTGCGGTGTCGCAGCTCTGTGAAGTGGGCGGCGGCTTCGAAGTGCTTGCGCCGGAGGCACTGCGCAACCGGTTGGTGAAGCTGGCAACCGGAATCCTGGCGACACACGGCCGCACAGCTTCGCGACGGAAAGCCAGACGGAAGGAGTTGGAGTAG